The proteins below are encoded in one region of Methylophilales bacterium:
- the cysG gene encoding siroheme synthase CysG has translation MDNFPIFLEIKNKPVLVIGGGDIALRKIKLLIKSKPNLKVVAKNFCEEILDLKDRYSIDIIQKDFHPNDIEFPIIIIAATNNKLLNKQIAQIGGKKKIPVNVVDQPALCTFTMGSIVERGSLVVSISSSGKAPVLVRQLREKIEMMIPDAYKDLVDLAGSLRDKVKKSIKINNKRRIFWEKFFDVENIQSFLNQNKTLTKKFNSLLRSMKNNTGEVYLVGAGPGERDLLTIRALHLMQKCDVCIFDNLVSDQVIELVRRDADMIFAGKKRDQHTFSQEKINDLLVKYAKKGKKVLRLKGGDPFIFGRGGEEIESLMSHKINFQVVPGISAANGVAAYAGIPLTHRDYAQSCLFLTGHFKDGKIDFDWPKLVTEKQTLVIYMGLLSLPDFIKELVGHGQNKTMPVAVIQSGTTSAQRVIVGNIGNIKGKVVRSKIKSPALVIIGEVVKLRDQLKWFK, from the coding sequence ATGGACAACTTCCCGATATTTTTAGAAATTAAAAATAAACCAGTTTTAGTAATTGGTGGGGGAGATATTGCTTTAAGAAAAATCAAATTATTGATTAAGTCAAAACCTAATTTAAAGGTAGTGGCAAAGAATTTTTGTGAAGAAATTTTAGACCTTAAAGATAGGTATTCGATAGATATTATCCAAAAAGATTTTCATCCCAATGATATCGAATTTCCAATAATTATTATTGCTGCGACAAATAATAAATTACTTAATAAACAAATTGCACAAATCGGGGGGAAGAAAAAAATCCCAGTCAATGTCGTTGATCAACCTGCATTATGTACTTTTACAATGGGTTCAATTGTTGAAAGAGGATCACTAGTTGTTTCTATTTCTAGCAGTGGAAAAGCGCCAGTATTAGTAAGGCAATTAAGAGAAAAAATTGAGATGATGATTCCTGATGCTTATAAGGATCTAGTAGATTTAGCAGGGAGCTTAAGAGATAAGGTTAAAAAATCTATCAAAATAAATAACAAAAGAAGAATCTTTTGGGAGAAGTTCTTTGATGTTGAAAATATTCAATCTTTTTTAAATCAAAATAAAACCTTAACTAAAAAATTTAATTCATTACTTCGTAGCATGAAAAATAATACAGGGGAGGTTTATTTAGTTGGTGCGGGGCCTGGAGAGAGAGATTTATTAACAATAAGGGCTCTGCATTTAATGCAAAAATGTGATGTTTGTATTTTTGACAATTTAGTCTCTGACCAAGTGATTGAATTAGTTCGGCGAGATGCCGATATGATTTTTGCTGGTAAAAAAAGAGATCAACATACATTTAGCCAAGAAAAAATCAATGATCTACTAGTGAAATATGCTAAAAAAGGTAAAAAAGTTTTAAGGCTTAAAGGAGGCGACCCATTCATTTTTGGCAGGGGTGGCGAGGAAATTGAGTCGCTTATGTCACATAAGATAAATTTTCAAGTTGTCCCCGGTATTTCAGCTGCCAATGGAGTTGCTGCTTATGCAGGAATTCCTCTGACGCATAGAGACTATGCCCAAAGCTGTTTATTTTTAACAGGTCACTTTAAGGATGGCAAAATTGATTTTGATTGGCCAAAATTAGTAACAGAAAAACAAACTCTTGTCATTTATATGGGGCTTCTCAGTCTGCCTGACTTTATAAAAGAGCTTGTTGGACATGGCCAAAATAAAACAATGCCGGTTGCCGTAATTCAAAGTGGGACAACAAGTGCACAAAGAGTAATTGTAGGTAATATTGGAAATATAAAAGGTAAGGTGGTTCGTTCAAAGATAAAATCACCTGCATTGGTTATTATTGGCGAGGTAGTAAAATTAAGAGATCAGCTTAAATGGTTTAAGTAA